CGCGCAACGCCTCGCGCACGGGGATGCGGGACACGCCCATTTCCTCGGACAGGCGGCCTTCCACCAGGCGGTCGCCCGGCGTGAATTCGCCGCTCAGGATGCGTTCGCGCAGCTTGTCGCGGATAACGGCAAACAACTGCGGGTGCTGCTCGCCGATCTTCAGCGGGGAGGAATGCTGCGTCTCGACGGCTTGCGGGCTGACGGGGGAGGTTGTCATGGCGAGCAGGTTTGGCGTAATGGATATAGTCGGCATTGTATTACCGGGTGTAGCCGGCCGTCGCTGGCGGTTTGCCGCATCAGTGCACCCAGAATGACTTCACCAGCACGCCCACCGCGCCCATGGCGCAGGCCACGAGCAGCACGCCGCGCACGGCGCGGGGAGGCAGCAGGGTGCGCAGCCGGCTGGAGACCGCAAAGCCGGCCAGCAGGAACGGCGCCAGACTGAGCGCCAGTCCGGCGTGGTAGCCCGTGTAACGCTTGGCCAGCGCCAGCATGGCAAGCGAAAAAATGGATCCCAGAAAGAGCACCATGCCCAGCGTGGCGCGCAGCCGGGGCGGCGCGGCGTGCTGCAGCACGATGGCGATGGGCGGGGCGCCCACCGACGTCATCGTGCCCATGATCCCCGAGGCCACGCCCGCGCCGGACACCCGGCCCGGCGTCGCGGAAAACTTCAGTCCCGCCACGCTGAGCGCAACGGCGGCCAGAATCATGCAGGCAAAGAGCACGCCCAGCGCCTGGGGCGCAAAGCGCGCCATGGCGTAGATCGCGATCAGGGTGCCGATGGCGCGCCCGGCCAGGGCGTAGGAGACGGCCGGCCAATCGATGGCGGCGCGCTCGCGCAGGGCGGTCAGGAGCGAAATGAAGCCGCCCAGGGTCAGGAGCGGGCCGGGCGCCAGCTGCGGGAAGAACATGGCGGCCACGGGCGCGGCAAACATCGCAAATCCCACGCCGCCCACGCCTTGCGCCACAGCCGCGCCGAACACGACGGCCGCCATGGCGGCGTAATGCCACAAATCGGTGATTGCCAGGGAGGACAACATGCCTGAAGACTTTGTAATTTCTGTATACGATAGTCTATCGGTGAATTTGGACTGCAACCTGAAATTCCCAAAAAATCCGGGTAATCCCTTGTTTTTCAGCTAAAAATCAGGCTGACAGCGGCACTATCGGTTTCCCTAGGCGGTGCATATTTCGGTTGGTATGACTCTCAACGAAATATAGTATACCGACGGTGGCGACCCAACAGCCACGCATACAAGGGGAATAGCGCATGCAATCCGACGTCGTGCTCACTGCCGCTCATTGGATATACCTGATCAGCGTGGCCGCCATCATCCTGACGATGATCCTGCGCGCCAATGTCGTGGTGCCCTCGGTCATCGGCACGTTCCTGGTCGTGCTGGCGATCACGGGCAATCCGATCAGCGGACTGATCGGCATCTTTTCCGCCAGCTTCGTCGCCGCCAAAGAGCTCTTCAACATCTTTCTGGTCATCACGTTCATGACGGCGCTGCTCAATTCGCTGAAGACACTGCAGGCGGACGTGCGCATGGTCCAGCCGTTTCGCCGCGTCATGCGGGGCGGGCATTCGTCGTTCGTGATCATCGCCCTCTGTACCTATGTGATCTCGCTGTTCTTCTGGCCGACGCCCGCCGTGCCGCTGGTGTCCGCCATCCTGCTGCCGGCGGCCATCGCGGCCGGGCTGCCGCCGCTGGCCGGCGCAATGGCCATCGCTATCGCGGGGCAGGGCATGGCCCTGTCGTCGGACTACGTCATCGGCGTGGCGCCGAGCATCAGCGCCAAGGCGGCGGGAGCGGCGGTCAGCGCCGCAGTGGTGGCCGACCGCGCGCTCGTGCTGTCGCTGATCACCGGCGCGGTCGCGCTGGTGACGGCGTACCTGCTGGTGCGCCGTCACATCGTGCCGGCCGATCCGGCGCTGCTGTCGGCCTGGCAGGCCCGCGCGCAGGACGGCAGCCTGGCGCGCATGGAACAGGCCGGCTCGTTCGACAAGGCCGAACTTGCCCGCGGCACCATGGGCGCCGATCCCGCCCTGCCGGCCGGCCCCGCGCTGAGCGACGAAGAGCGCCGCCGCATCCGCTGGTCCAAAGTATTCGCGGTGGTGACGCCGCTGGCGTTCCTGGCCGTGATCGCCGTGATGGTGCTGCCCCGGCTGTTCCCGTCGCTGCCCGCCCTGCGCGGCGGCGACGCGGCGGCGCTGGTCGGCGGCGTTGCCTTCGTGGTGATGATGCTGGTGACGTTGGCCGCCGAAGGCCCTCGCAAGATGCTGGACGTCTGCCCGGAGCACGTGACCGACGGCTTCGTGTTCGCCTTCAAGGCAATGGGTTCCGTGCTGCCCATCGCCGGGTTCTTCTTCGTCGGCGCCAATGAGACAGCCGCCCAGATCCTGGGCGTACCCGCGGCGCAGGCGCCCGGCCTGCTGTTCGAGGTGATCTCCGCCGCGCAGCATCTCATCCCGGAAAACCACTTCCTTGTCGCCTTCGGCGTCCTGCTTGTCGGCATGATCACCGGCATCGACGGCTCGGGCTTTGCCGGTCTGCCGCTCACCGGCACGTTGTCCGGCGCGCTGGGTCCGGTCGTCGGCGTGGACCCCGCGACGCTGGCGGCGGTCGGCCAGATGGGCGCCGTATGGACGGGCGGCGGCACGCTGATCGCCTGGTCGTCGCTGATTGCGGTGGCGGGGTTCGCGCGGGTGAACGTGCTGTCGCTGGTGCGCGCGCTGCTGCTGCCCGTGGTGCTGGCGCTTTTCGTCTCCACGATCTGCGCCGTGCTGATCTGGAGCTGAGTGCCCCCCGAATGCAAAAAAGGCTCCCGCCCGGGAGCCTTTTTACTGGCGGCGCGGTGGGGTTTCCACCGATCGTCGCGCAGTGATTAAAGTATACAATGTTCTGAAAGTGGCCCAGAAGCCTCGCGCCCGGCCACGCCGGCCCAGACTCAATCAAGGAAGCGCTCCCGTGGACGATCTCTCGCAGCAAACCTTTTTGAACTACATCGGCGGCAACAGGACGCCCAGCGCCTCGGGCAAGACTGCCCCGAACCGCAATCCGGCCGACACCGACGACGTCGTCGGGCATTTCCAGGTGTCCGGCGCCGAAGACGCCCGGCAGGCCGTCCTGGCCGCAGAGGCGGCCTTTGCCGCGTGGCGCGACACGCCGATCTCCAAGCGCGCGGCCATCCTGTTCCGGGCCGCCCAACATCTGGAAGACAACGCCAACGCCATTGCCCGCGAACTGACCCGCGAAGAAGGCAAGGGCCTGAATCTGGCCAAGGACGAAGTCCTGCGCTCCGCGCAGACGATCCGCTTCTACGCCGTCGAAGGCCAGTCCTTCACGGGCGAGACCTACCCCAACGACGACCCGGACATGATCGTCTACAGCCAGCGCGAGCCGCTGGGCGTGGTCACGGTCATTTCCCCCTGGAATTTCCCCATCTCGATTCCGGCGCGCAAGATCGCGCCGGCCCTCATCACGGGCAACACGGTGGTGTTCAAGCCGTCTTCCGACGCGCCGATGTCGGGCTATCGCCTGACCGAGGCCTTCGAGCAGGCCGGGCTGCCCGCCGG
The DNA window shown above is from Achromobacter spanius and carries:
- a CDS encoding sulfite exporter TauE/SafE family protein; translation: MLSSLAITDLWHYAAMAAVVFGAAVAQGVGGVGFAMFAAPVAAMFFPQLAPGPLLTLGGFISLLTALRERAAIDWPAVSYALAGRAIGTLIAIYAMARFAPQALGVLFACMILAAVALSVAGLKFSATPGRVSGAGVASGIMGTMTSVGAPPIAIVLQHAAPPRLRATLGMVLFLGSIFSLAMLALAKRYTGYHAGLALSLAPFLLAGFAVSSRLRTLLPPRAVRGVLLVACAMGAVGVLVKSFWVH